A stretch of Desulfobacter hydrogenophilus DNA encodes these proteins:
- a CDS encoding TusE/DsrC/DsvC family sulfur relay protein has translation MATLEFNGKTFEIDEDGFLLDYNMYNEEWVEYVKGQEGIDEMTDEHWQLVKVLQDYYEKNGIAPMVRVLSKLTKFKLKHIYELFPSGPGKGACKMAGLPKPTGCV, from the coding sequence ATGGCAACACTTGAGTTTAACGGAAAAACATTCGAAATAGATGAAGACGGATTTCTTCTTGATTACAATATGTACAATGAAGAGTGGGTAGAGTACGTAAAAGGCCAGGAAGGCATCGACGAGATGACTGACGAACACTGGCAGCTCGTTAAAGTTCTCCAGGACTACTACGAAAAAAACGGTATTGCTCCCATGGTTCGTGTTCTTTCCAAGCTCACCAAGTTCAAATTGAAACACATTTATGAACTGTTCCCCTCCGGACCTGGTAAAGGTGCCTGCAAAATGGCTGGCCTTCCGAAACCGACCGGTTGTGTATAG
- a CDS encoding Lrp/AsnC family transcriptional regulator — MIEDQTSKNILNRIQADFPIHPRPYKILAEELGLSEEQLINEIELMKQKIIIRRIGGNFSPDRLGFYSTLCAARVDSDKIELFTTTVNNFSGVTHNYQRDHQYNIWFTFIAPSVQKIKESLEIISQRTGVTEILNLPATHVFKIAANFKV, encoded by the coding sequence ATGATAGAAGACCAGACAAGCAAAAACATACTTAACCGAATCCAGGCCGATTTCCCCATTCATCCAAGACCCTACAAAATTTTGGCCGAAGAACTAGGCCTAAGTGAAGAGCAACTGATAAATGAAATCGAGCTTATGAAACAAAAAATAATTATCCGCAGGATCGGGGGGAACTTCAGCCCTGACCGTTTAGGGTTTTACTCCACCCTGTGCGCGGCCCGGGTGGACTCTGATAAAATTGAGCTGTTCACCACGACCGTTAATAATTTCAGCGGCGTTACCCATAATTATCAAAGAGATCATCAGTACAATATCTGGTTCACGTTTATCGCACCTTCAGTTCAAAAAATTAAAGAAAGCCTTGAAATCATTTCACAAAGAACCGGAGTGACCGAAATTCTCAATCTGCCGGCCACTCATGTATTTAAAATAGCGGCTAATTTTAAAGTCTGA
- a CDS encoding nitrilase-related carbon-nitrogen hydrolase, with protein MQNIRVTLVIQNCPVNRFAHNFAQTVKQVSAAALQNCDFVVFPEMNLTGYAPANLSNAVALDSVWINKLNRLAQKHNIAILTGLVEKAAAGKIYATHLVIRPDQPVARYRKIHLSPFEAPYFSCGDDADVFKFKGVYFGIQLCYDAHFPELSTAMALKRADIIFFPHASPRGTPGEKSASWKRHLTARAFDNAVFVAAVNQVGENNAGLDFPGISMMIGPDGFLAGENIAYENKIKTHVLDMSLLEHIRTHKMRYFLPNRRGNLIDE; from the coding sequence ATGCAAAACATTCGTGTGACCCTGGTCATCCAAAACTGCCCTGTGAACCGGTTTGCGCATAATTTTGCCCAGACGGTCAAACAGGTTTCTGCTGCAGCACTGCAAAATTGTGATTTTGTTGTGTTCCCTGAAATGAACCTGACAGGTTATGCCCCGGCAAATTTAAGCAATGCCGTTGCCCTTGATTCCGTATGGATAAATAAGCTGAACCGGCTTGCACAGAAACATAATATCGCCATCCTAACCGGGCTAGTTGAAAAAGCAGCTGCGGGAAAAATCTATGCCACGCATCTGGTGATCCGTCCGGATCAGCCGGTAGCCCGGTACAGAAAAATTCATTTATCTCCATTTGAGGCACCTTATTTCAGCTGTGGCGATGATGCAGATGTTTTTAAATTCAAAGGGGTATATTTCGGAATCCAGCTTTGTTACGATGCACATTTTCCGGAGTTATCCACGGCCATGGCATTAAAAAGAGCGGATATTATTTTTTTCCCCCATGCGTCTCCAAGGGGAACGCCTGGGGAAAAAAGCGCATCCTGGAAGCGTCATCTAACGGCCCGGGCATTTGATAATGCAGTATTTGTGGCAGCGGTTAATCAGGTCGGAGAAAATAATGCAGGACTTGATTTCCCCGGAATTTCCATGATGATTGGTCCAGATGGATTTCTGGCAGGTGAAAACATTGCATACGAAAACAAAATAAAGACCCATGTGCTGGACATGTCCTTACTTGAACATATCCGCACCCACAAGATGAGATATTTTCTGCCCAACCGACGTGGCAATCTCATTGATGAATAA
- a CDS encoding MlaA family lipoprotein, giving the protein MKFYLVLIVMILTLITGPVVAGNTANQTGQAASTSGLDTDPGLDDGFEADIFQVDQNTHAIVADPLEGFNRAVFVFNDKIYLYGLKPIAKGYARVIPTFARKGVKNFFNNLFFPIRFINDLLQGKGEAAGMEFSAFFINTTLGFGGLNNFAQKYVGIRLQDEDFGQTLGSYGIGNGLYLVLPVLGPSSLRGIVGRAGDWLINPINYAQPWELYWGGWGLEKVSWTSFHVGEYEAFKEASIDPYTAMRNAYIQNRNALVKDLAGVQKLKNSKE; this is encoded by the coding sequence ATGAAATTTTACCTGGTTCTTATTGTTATGATCCTGACACTGATTACAGGTCCGGTCGTTGCCGGTAACACAGCCAATCAAACCGGACAAGCAGCATCTACCTCAGGCTTAGATACAGACCCTGGCCTGGATGATGGATTTGAAGCAGATATTTTCCAGGTAGATCAAAACACCCATGCCATAGTCGCAGATCCTCTTGAAGGATTCAACCGTGCCGTATTTGTTTTTAACGATAAAATTTATCTGTATGGGTTGAAGCCTATAGCAAAGGGGTATGCCCGGGTAATTCCCACCTTTGCCCGTAAAGGGGTTAAAAATTTTTTTAACAACCTGTTTTTCCCCATCCGGTTTATCAACGACCTGCTCCAGGGCAAGGGTGAAGCCGCAGGCATGGAATTCTCCGCTTTTTTCATCAATACAACCCTTGGTTTTGGTGGATTAAATAATTTTGCACAGAAATATGTGGGCATCCGGCTTCAGGATGAAGATTTTGGCCAGACCCTTGGATCATACGGCATTGGTAACGGACTTTATTTGGTGCTGCCCGTTCTTGGGCCCAGTTCCTTGAGGGGTATCGTGGGCAGGGCGGGGGATTGGCTTATCAATCCCATCAATTATGCACAGCCCTGGGAATTATACTGGGGAGGCTGGGGGCTTGAAAAAGTTAGCTGGACATCATTTCATGTCGGAGAGTATGAAGCGTTTAAAGAAGCCTCAATAGATCCTTACACAGCCATGCGTAACGCCTATATCCAGAATCGCAACGCCCTTGTCAAAGATTTGGCCGGCGTGCAAAAATTAAAAAACAGTAAAGAATAA
- the mlaD gene encoding outer membrane lipid asymmetry maintenance protein MlaD, translating to MKSINKELYVGAFVIIGLLCAGYLTVVLGGVPLFSPKGYTLYAYFTSVSGLKNGAGVEMAGVEIGNVSEIMLDKERLEAKVAFRINQGIQLSEDSIASIKTAGIIGEKYISISPGGSDIMLDDKETFNNTESALDIESLVRKFIFKDDN from the coding sequence ATGAAATCAATAAATAAGGAATTATATGTAGGTGCATTTGTGATTATCGGCCTTCTGTGCGCGGGGTATCTTACGGTTGTCCTTGGCGGTGTCCCGCTGTTCAGCCCAAAGGGGTATACGCTGTATGCATATTTTACTTCTGTGAGCGGTTTGAAAAACGGTGCCGGCGTTGAGATGGCCGGTGTGGAGATCGGCAATGTTTCCGAGATTATGTTGGACAAGGAACGTTTGGAGGCAAAGGTTGCTTTCAGGATTAACCAAGGAATACAACTTAGCGAAGACAGCATTGCCTCTATTAAAACCGCAGGCATCATCGGCGAAAAATATATTTCCATTTCTCCAGGTGGATCTGATATCATGCTTGACGATAAAGAGACGTTTAATAATACCGAATCTGCCCTGGATATTGAATCACTGGTTAGAAAATTTATCTTTAAAGATGATAATTGA
- a CDS encoding ABC transporter ATP-binding protein — protein MDQPFIELIDIHKNFSGNHVLDGVNLSIEKGRVTCVIGKSGTGKSVLLKHIIGLMQPDSGQVCVDGMPTDQMDNIQKHRFHRQISYMFQDNALFDFLTVWENIALPLTEKKKIPMDQIRQRVKEKMEALEISKHENKYPAQLSGGIRKRVALARALITEPVAVLFDEPTSGLDPVRRNSVHAMITTYQKEFGFTAVIVSHDIPQIFTISQRVAMLDQGKIIYFGKSDGIFQTDNDIVKAFISGKEP, from the coding sequence ATGGATCAACCTTTCATTGAACTGATAGATATTCACAAAAATTTTTCCGGCAATCATGTGCTTGACGGAGTCAATCTTTCCATTGAAAAGGGTCGGGTGACTTGTGTTATCGGCAAAAGCGGCACGGGCAAATCAGTTTTGCTCAAACATATCATCGGACTTATGCAGCCTGATTCAGGTCAGGTCTGTGTGGATGGTATGCCCACGGATCAAATGGACAATATTCAAAAACATAGGTTTCACAGGCAGATCTCCTATATGTTCCAGGATAATGCCTTGTTTGATTTCTTAACGGTGTGGGAAAATATTGCCCTGCCGTTAACTGAGAAAAAAAAGATACCCATGGATCAGATCCGTCAGCGGGTAAAGGAAAAAATGGAGGCACTGGAGATCAGCAAACACGAAAATAAATATCCCGCCCAGTTGTCCGGAGGGATAAGAAAGCGTGTGGCCCTTGCCCGGGCTCTGATTACCGAACCTGTTGCCGTACTTTTTGACGAACCCACGTCAGGGCTTGATCCAGTGAGAAGAAACAGTGTTCATGCCATGATTACCACATACCAGAAAGAATTTGGCTTTACCGCTGTCATTGTCAGCCATGACATCCCACAGATATTTACCATATCACAGCGTGTAGCCATGCTTGACCAGGGTAAGATTATCTATTTTGGAAAAAGTGATGGGATTTTTCAGACTGATAATGACATAGTGAAGGCATTTATCTCAGGGAAAGAGCCCTGA
- a CDS encoding MlaE family ABC transporter permease — protein MFKSRIEKLGLACMDGIRSIGRISIFFFQGIWRNFVPFVQISKIMEQVWFIGAKSMFVIVLTAMFTGMVLGLQGYYTLVDFGSEATLGSAVAMTLIRELGPVLSAIMITARAGSAMAAEIGVMRISEQIDALETMDIHPVRFTFSPRLSASIISFPLLTALFDVTGIFGGFLSGVVMLDVNRYVYMDRVIRSIELADVTGGFVKALVFGVIVSTMCCYKGFFSHISGAQTGQGAKSVSLATTNAVVNSCILILVSDYIITSFLV, from the coding sequence ATGTTCAAATCGCGTATTGAAAAATTAGGCTTAGCCTGCATGGACGGCATCCGATCCATTGGCCGAATATCAATCTTTTTTTTTCAGGGTATCTGGCGGAATTTTGTACCTTTTGTTCAGATTTCCAAGATTATGGAACAGGTGTGGTTTATTGGTGCCAAATCCATGTTTGTCATCGTTTTAACAGCCATGTTTACTGGCATGGTATTAGGGCTTCAAGGATACTACACCCTGGTGGATTTCGGCTCTGAAGCGACCCTTGGATCAGCCGTTGCCATGACTCTAATCCGTGAACTTGGGCCCGTGTTGTCCGCCATCATGATTACTGCCCGGGCCGGGTCAGCCATGGCTGCGGAAATCGGTGTCATGCGGATTTCAGAACAAATTGACGCCCTTGAAACCATGGACATCCATCCGGTGCGGTTCACCTTCTCACCGCGCCTTTCAGCGTCCATTATCAGTTTTCCGCTTTTAACAGCACTTTTTGATGTTACAGGCATATTTGGGGGGTTTCTGTCCGGTGTCGTGATGCTGGATGTCAACCGATATGTATATATGGATAGAGTGATCAGAAGCATTGAGCTTGCGGATGTCACGGGAGGATTTGTCAAGGCCTTGGTATTTGGTGTGATCGTCTCTACCATGTGCTGCTACAAGGGTTTTTTTTCCCATATTTCAGGGGCCCAGACAGGGCAGGGCGCCAAAAGCGTATCCTTGGCCACCACCAATGCGGTTGTTAATTCCTGTATCCTTATTCTGGTTTCCGATTACATCATCACCTCTTTTCTGGTTTAA
- a CDS encoding acyl-CoA dehydratase activase, producing MEKSTEILGIDVGSVSVHLAIVDMSGNLLHKASEYHHGDVRACLAKMLAHKALSSVTHVAKTASTPADINATISVDEQVAVIRSARHVHKNFSAILHVGGEKFFLSLFDNNGNYRGQRQNSGCAAGTGAFLDQQAGRIDLQGSEKISSMALENCGQRPDIATRCAVFAKTDLIHAQQQGYNLKQICDGLCYGLARNIANTLFKQDIPEKEIIFCGGVAKNNAVKKHLESIIGKPLVKGQHALVYGAMGAALCLTDKIMNSHEPARSFNDISNFFLEKTKTKKGLNLPLDLTLSDYPDFSSVTTLNFESVEIEIFKPIDNESAVKGFLGLDVGSTSTKSIIIDQDGESVAGFYTQTASRPVEAVQRIFKACDHLMAEKKVVFRIQGCGTTGSGRRISGKIIGADLEPDEITAHATAAVNLHPDVDTIIEIGGQDAKFTLVKNGQVTSSVMNAVCAAGTGSFIEEQAMRLNCPLSEYSHRAQGIAAPVSSDRCTVFMERDINYFFAEGYGKNEILASVLHSVRDNYLTKVANIAQIGDRVVFQGATARNKALVAAFEQKLNKPIHVSRYCHLTGALGIALMARQMKAQGELPESCFKGFNLWQEHIPVRQEVCRLCTNHCKITIAEVKGETLAYGFLCGRDYQTKKRVSSSGRYDLLGLRKEVRHKTLPGPPVVKGNGKQITIGLPNALHMVQDLDFWQLFFKELGLQVVTSRKCTEPVKQGKQIAGAEFCAPVLALHGHVQFLEDKCDYIFLPFYFEDKTSEKGFRRHHCYYTQFAPAILSRLAKPGKILSPMVRYLYTSFYTKKQLYDTFKKIGANLSFFDISSAWDRALSVQKDMESALTGLWASQGSADRANVLLLGRPYTVLSSTMNNNIPDIFATMGIKTFFNDMIDIEGIDYSPIEPLLKQIHWKHAAQNLKAAFVAATTPNLYPVYISSFRCAPDAFAVDYFKEIMASANKPYLVLELDEHDSSVGYETRIEAAVRAFENHRRKDQPPQTTDASLFTPKFDKSIDQKTVIFPNWDAITGHLIVNIIKNEGYNAILMEENQDTLKKALLTNTGQCLPLNAVAAGFIHTVEKKGLSPENTVLWLNQSDIACNIKMYPYHIQKILTRHGNGFEKARVYLGELSLFDLGIKASTNTYFAYMFGGLFRSIGCRIRPYEINKGQTNAALCTAGSIMGTAFLTGGSKEKALKEIMPMFEQIPVKKETRPKVGIFGDLYVRDNRIMNQNLIQFIEDNGGEVVTTPYYQYVQIIANAYFKKWFKEGKYLSLISNKALLAAVKTIEKKYYPFFAPFFNETELKVNTSYEHILETYGMLPEHTGESMDNLLKIHYIVNEHPNLALLVAVNPAFCCPGLITEAMASQIEKKVGVPIINITYDLSGGNKNKAVVPFLKYLRTPTYSQSRKASV from the coding sequence ATGGAAAAATCTACTGAGATACTTGGCATTGATGTCGGATCCGTATCCGTTCATCTTGCAATCGTTGATATGAGCGGCAATCTTTTGCATAAAGCATCTGAATATCACCATGGCGATGTCAGGGCATGCCTGGCAAAAATGCTCGCCCATAAGGCCCTTTCATCCGTGACCCATGTGGCTAAAACGGCATCTACGCCGGCCGATATCAATGCAACGATCAGTGTTGACGAACAGGTGGCTGTCATACGCAGCGCACGTCATGTCCATAAAAATTTTAGCGCTATTCTGCATGTGGGTGGAGAAAAATTTTTCCTAAGCCTGTTTGACAACAATGGCAATTATAGAGGCCAGCGGCAGAATTCAGGGTGCGCTGCAGGCACCGGTGCATTCCTGGATCAACAGGCCGGACGGATTGATCTGCAGGGATCAGAAAAAATTTCATCCATGGCCCTTGAAAACTGTGGACAGCGGCCGGACATAGCCACCCGGTGTGCGGTATTTGCAAAGACGGATCTGATCCATGCCCAGCAGCAGGGCTATAATCTTAAACAGATCTGTGACGGGCTTTGTTACGGGCTTGCCAGGAACATTGCCAACACCTTGTTCAAGCAGGATATCCCGGAAAAAGAGATCATATTCTGCGGCGGTGTAGCCAAAAATAATGCCGTTAAAAAGCATCTTGAATCCATTATCGGAAAACCCCTTGTCAAAGGTCAACATGCCCTGGTTTATGGGGCCATGGGCGCAGCATTGTGTCTTACTGATAAAATAATGAATTCCCATGAACCTGCCCGGTCATTTAATGATATCAGTAACTTTTTCCTGGAAAAAACAAAAACAAAAAAGGGGCTTAATCTGCCCCTTGACTTGACCCTGTCTGATTATCCTGACTTTTCATCCGTTACAACCCTTAATTTTGAATCCGTTGAAATTGAAATTTTCAAACCCATTGATAACGAATCAGCGGTGAAAGGTTTTCTAGGGCTTGATGTGGGTTCCACCAGTACCAAAAGTATCATTATCGACCAGGATGGTGAGTCTGTTGCCGGATTTTACACGCAGACCGCATCAAGACCGGTTGAAGCTGTCCAGCGCATATTTAAAGCCTGTGATCATCTCATGGCCGAAAAAAAGGTTGTTTTCCGGATACAGGGGTGTGGAACCACAGGTTCCGGCAGACGCATTTCCGGCAAAATCATTGGTGCGGACTTAGAACCCGATGAAATCACGGCCCATGCCACTGCAGCCGTGAATCTTCATCCGGATGTGGATACCATCATTGAAATCGGGGGCCAGGACGCCAAGTTTACCCTGGTAAAAAACGGCCAGGTTACTTCGTCAGTCATGAATGCAGTATGTGCGGCAGGTACCGGCAGCTTTATTGAGGAACAGGCCATGCGCCTTAACTGTCCGTTATCCGAGTATTCCCACAGGGCACAGGGCATTGCGGCACCGGTATCCAGTGATCGGTGTACCGTGTTCATGGAAAGGGACATCAATTATTTTTTTGCCGAGGGGTATGGAAAAAACGAGATTCTAGCATCTGTGCTTCATTCGGTACGGGACAACTACCTGACCAAGGTCGCAAATATTGCCCAAATCGGTGACCGGGTCGTTTTCCAGGGCGCTACGGCCCGGAACAAGGCCCTTGTGGCAGCCTTTGAGCAAAAATTAAATAAACCCATCCATGTATCCAGATATTGCCACCTCACCGGCGCCCTTGGCATTGCCCTGATGGCCAGACAGATGAAGGCACAAGGCGAACTTCCTGAATCCTGTTTCAAAGGATTTAATCTGTGGCAAGAACATATTCCGGTGCGTCAGGAGGTTTGCCGACTTTGCACCAACCATTGCAAGATCACCATTGCCGAAGTAAAAGGAGAAACCCTTGCCTATGGTTTTTTGTGCGGCAGGGATTACCAGACGAAAAAACGGGTAAGCTCTTCCGGTCGTTATGATCTTTTAGGGCTTAGAAAAGAGGTTCGTCACAAAACGCTTCCTGGACCACCCGTTGTTAAAGGCAATGGAAAACAGATAACCATCGGCCTGCCCAATGCCCTTCATATGGTCCAGGACCTTGATTTCTGGCAGCTTTTTTTCAAGGAACTTGGATTACAGGTGGTGACCAGCCGCAAGTGCACCGAGCCTGTCAAGCAGGGTAAACAGATTGCCGGGGCCGAATTCTGTGCGCCGGTCCTCGCGCTGCACGGCCATGTGCAATTTCTTGAGGATAAATGCGATTATATTTTTCTGCCCTTTTATTTTGAAGACAAAACCAGTGAAAAAGGATTTCGCCGCCACCATTGCTACTATACCCAGTTTGCACCGGCAATTTTAAGCCGGCTGGCAAAACCGGGAAAAATACTGTCGCCTATGGTCAGATATCTGTATACAAGCTTTTATACAAAAAAGCAGCTATATGACACATTTAAAAAAATCGGGGCGAATCTCTCCTTTTTTGACATATCATCTGCCTGGGATCGGGCGCTGTCTGTCCAAAAAGACATGGAGAGCGCCCTTACCGGGCTATGGGCGTCCCAAGGATCTGCCGATAGAGCCAACGTGCTGTTGCTTGGCCGCCCATATACGGTTTTATCTTCTACCATGAACAATAATATCCCAGACATTTTTGCCACTATGGGCATCAAAACATTTTTTAATGACATGATTGATATAGAAGGCATTGATTATTCGCCCATTGAACCATTGCTCAAGCAGATTCACTGGAAACATGCGGCCCAAAATCTAAAAGCAGCCTTCGTTGCCGCCACAACCCCAAACCTGTATCCGGTTTACATCTCATCTTTCAGATGTGCACCGGATGCGTTTGCCGTGGATTACTTTAAGGAAATCATGGCATCTGCAAACAAGCCCTACCTGGTACTGGAGCTGGATGAACACGACTCCAGTGTGGGATATGAAACCCGTATTGAAGCGGCTGTCAGGGCGTTTGAAAATCACAGGCGAAAAGATCAGCCTCCCCAAACCACAGATGCCTCTTTATTTACCCCGAAATTTGATAAAAGCATTGACCAAAAAACAGTCATTTTCCCCAACTGGGATGCCATCACAGGTCACCTCATTGTTAATATAATAAAAAATGAGGGGTACAATGCCATATTGATGGAAGAAAATCAGGATACACTTAAAAAAGCCCTTTTGACAAATACCGGCCAGTGCCTGCCCTTAAATGCCGTGGCCGCGGGATTTATCCATACCGTTGAAAAAAAAGGGCTTTCTCCAGAAAACACGGTTTTATGGCTGAATCAGTCGGATATTGCGTGCAATATAAAAATGTACCCCTACCATATCCAGAAAATTTTGACCCGCCATGGAAACGGTTTTGAAAAAGCCAGGGTCTATTTGGGGGAACTGTCTCTTTTTGACTTAGGGATCAAGGCGTCAACCAACACCTATTTTGCCTATATGTTTGGCGGCCTTTTCAGGAGCATCGGCTGTAGAATCAGGCCCTATGAGATAAACAAGGGGCAGACCAATGCGGCGTTATGCACCGCCGGTTCCATCATGGGAACGGCATTTCTCACGGGAGGATCAAAGGAAAAAGCCCTAAAAGAGATCATGCCCATGTTTGAACAGATCCCTGTAAAAAAAGAAACGCGACCCAAGGTGGGAATATTCGGGGATCTGTATGTCAGAGACAACCGAATAATGAATCAAAATCTGATCCAGTTCATTGAGGACAATGGTGGGGAGGTTGTTACCACGCCTTATTATCAGTATGTTCAGATCATCGCCAATGCCTATTTTAAAAAATGGTTCAAAGAGGGCAAATACTTAAGTCTGATTTCAAACAAGGCCCTTCTGGCAGCTGTAAAAACAATAGAAAAAAAATATTATCCATTTTTTGCACCATTTTTCAATGAAACCGAACTCAAGGTGAATACGTCCTATGAACATATCCTTGAAACCTACGGCATGCTGCCCGAACATACCGGAGAGTCAATGGATAACCTGCTCAAGATCCACTACATTGTCAATGAGCATCCGAATTTAGCCCTTCTAGTTGCTGTCAATCCGGCATTTTGCTGTCCGGGCCTTATCACCGAGGCCATGGCATCACAGATTGAAAAAAAGGTAGGGGTTCCGATTATTAATATTACCTATGATCTGTCCGGAGGAAACAAAAATAAGGCGGTGGTGCCTTTTCTGAAATATTTGAGAACACCTACCTATTCCCAGAGCCGGAAGGCCTCTGTCTGA